The DNA region CAGGTCGCCGTGGCTGTGGGTGCGATCGTGGATCATGTCCCAGAGCACGAATGCCTGCTCGCAGCGCTTCTGGTCGCCGACCATCTCGCGGATGTCCTCGGGCAGGTCCAGGCCCAGCAGGCCGACGGCGGCCTCGGTCACCCGGCGGAACCGGGCGGCCTCGCGGTCGCAGAAGATGCCGCCCCAGCTGAACCGCTCGGGGGCCTCGCGCACGGCGATGGTCTCCGGGAAGAGCACCGCGGAGTTGGTGTCGTAGCCGGATGTGAAGTCCTCGAAGGTGATACCGCAGAACAGCGGGTTGTCGTATCGCGTCGCCTCCAGCTCGGCCAGCCACCCGGGCCAGACCATGCGCAGCACGACGGCCTCGAGGTTGCGGTCCGGGTTGCCGTTCTGCGTGTACATCGCGAAGACGACCAGGTGCTGGAGGCCGTCGACGCGGTTCTTCGCAGGCTGGAAGGCGAGCAGCGAGTCGAGGAAGTCCGGTACGCCGAAGCCGTCCGCGGCCCAGCGGCGCAGGTCGGAGGCGAGGGCGCGGTGGTAGTCGGCGTCGTGCGGGAGAAGCGGGGACAGCTCCTCGACCGCGGCGATCACCCGCTCGACGGTGGCGGTGGCCGTATCGGAGGCCGGGGCGCCCTCAGCGGCGAGGTCGATGGATCCGTCCTTGGACTGCCAGGGGCGGATCTCTTCCACGGCACTCTTCAGCGTCGCCCAGGCCGGGTGGTCGACCACCTTCAGGGAAGGATCTTTTGTGTCAGGCACGGGGGTGTGATCAAGGATTTCCGTCATGACACTTCCTTCACGGGAGAACCTGGCGTCATTGTCACCGTATCCGTGGCTCACTCGATCAGACAAGTGGAGCCCAGAAGATTATTCGGCTGCATCTCCACATCACCGTATTTTTTCCTGCTACACATCCCTGGGACAACTTCTTCGTGCGCAGGCGTCGGAGGGGCGCCGTTCTGGGCAGGAGAACTGGTTGTCTGGTCAGCAGACCAGGCCGTCCGGGTGGGAACAGCGCCCGGTGAGCCATGACGACGGAAGCAGGGGTGCCTTGAGTTTTCTCATCCTCGGTCATCGCGGGGTGATGGGCGTCGAACCGGAGAACACGCTGCGGTCGTTCGTACACGCCGAGCGGGCCGGTCTGGACGGCGTGGAACTGGATCTGCATCTGAGCAAGGACGGCGCGCTCGCGGTGATGCACGACGCGAGGGTGGACCGCACCACGGACGGCAGCGGCCCGATCGCGGAGAAGACCCTCGCGGAACTGCGCACGCTCGACGCCGGCGGGGGTGAACGGGTCCCGGTCTTCGAGGAGGTCCTCGACGCGGTGGGGTCCCCCGTGCAGGCGGAGATCAAGGACGTGGCGGCGGCACACGCGCTGGCCGAGGTGATACTCCGGCGCGGCCTGGTCGACCGGGTCGAGGTCTCCTCGTTCCACGACGAGGCGGTCGCCGAGATGGCACG from Streptomyces sp. NBC_01754 includes:
- a CDS encoding DUF6421 family protein, with the protein product MTEILDHTPVPDTKDPSLKVVDHPAWATLKSAVEEIRPWQSKDGSIDLAAEGAPASDTATATVERVIAAVEELSPLLPHDADYHRALASDLRRWAADGFGVPDFLDSLLAFQPAKNRVDGLQHLVVFAMYTQNGNPDRNLEAVVLRMVWPGWLAELEATRYDNPLFCGITFEDFTSGYDTNSAVLFPETIAVREAPERFSWGGIFCDREAARFRRVTEAAVGLLGLDLPEDIREMVGDQKRCEQAFVLWDMIHDRTHSHGDLPFDPFMIKQRQPFWMYGLEELRCDLTAFKEAVKLEADGVPQGRDVQYAVLFDRMFRFPVTGERVRNYDGLGGQLLFAYLHRHDVVRWTDNTLKIDWARAPEVTNQLCAEIEKLYRDGIDRPKLVHWFAAYDLVASYLSPHPGSRWAKGPDALDVTLPPRKLVDDVLPDEFPLSMFYEALAKKLKHVIASTRGITAAENGRAAA
- a CDS encoding glycerophosphodiester phosphodiesterase, which translates into the protein MSFLILGHRGVMGVEPENTLRSFVHAERAGLDGVELDLHLSKDGALAVMHDARVDRTTDGSGPIAEKTLAELRTLDAGGGERVPVFEEVLDAVGSPVQAEIKDVAAAHALAEVILRRGLVDRVEVSSFHDEAVAEMARLVPRVRTVLIASRWGGDVVERAKAAGAATLALNIRRLTLEVVEEAHAEGLKVIGWVVNTQDHVRLAHALGLDGATTDHPEIARVGRPAA